A stretch of Carnobacterium iners DNA encodes these proteins:
- a CDS encoding histidinol-phosphatase HisJ family protein, producing MLYTDQHVHTSYSPDSEAKIADYLIKAKKLGLDYVIFTDHADMGAIEEAFQKQIDYQEYFKVMKRYEEQYEIEIKVGIEIGYELNYKNQINELLNEYPFDFVIGSIHYGDGKDLYLGDFYQGKSQYESYMRYFELMLEMVENFANFDVIGHLDYIVRYAPFAVKDYEYKVYKEIIDLILKTVIKKGKGIELNTSGLRGPLKTILPKEEVLIRYKELGGKIITLGSDAHLVKEYYAGMSNEINHLERVGFSELSSFSKRKVRQHTIS from the coding sequence TTGTTATACACAGATCAGCACGTCCATACTTCTTATTCTCCAGATAGTGAAGCGAAGATAGCAGACTACTTAATTAAAGCAAAAAAACTTGGTTTAGACTATGTTATTTTCACTGATCATGCAGATATGGGTGCAATAGAAGAAGCTTTCCAAAAGCAAATAGACTATCAAGAGTACTTCAAAGTAATGAAGCGCTATGAAGAACAATACGAAATTGAGATAAAAGTAGGAATAGAAATAGGATACGAACTTAATTATAAAAATCAAATCAATGAGTTATTAAATGAGTATCCTTTTGATTTTGTTATAGGTTCAATTCATTATGGAGATGGAAAAGACCTTTATTTAGGCGATTTCTATCAAGGGAAGTCACAATACGAATCCTACATGAGGTACTTTGAACTCATGTTAGAAATGGTAGAGAATTTTGCCAACTTTGATGTTATAGGACACTTAGATTACATCGTTCGCTATGCCCCTTTTGCTGTTAAGGATTATGAGTATAAAGTATACAAAGAAATAATAGACTTAATCTTAAAAACAGTCATTAAAAAAGGGAAAGGAATTGAATTAAACACATCTGGTTTACGAGGTCCTTTAAAAACAATCTTGCCAAAAGAAGAAGTACTAATTCGGTATAAAGAATTGGGTGGTAAGATTATAACGCTGGGCTCTGATGCTCATTTAGTAAAAGAGTATTATGCAGGAATGTCGAATGAAATAAACCATCTAGAGAGAGTGGGTTTTAGCGAACTTTCTTCTTTTAGCAAACGAAAAGTTAGACAGCATACAATTAGTTAA
- the hisF gene encoding imidazole glycerol phosphate synthase subunit HisF, producing MLIRVIPCLDVRDGRVVKGKQFDQIVDVDDPEVLAEYYSKAGADELVFYDITATNEKRNVSLDFIEKVVEKITIPLCVGGGVSNLADFTNIMDKGANKVSINSGAVKTPELIKEASEKFSSKAVVLGMDIKKIGEDKWRIFTNGARIDTGLDAVEWAIEAVKLGAGELVVNSIDADGMKEGYDIELLNKLASAVSVPVIASGGAGKLEDFVEAATKGKARGVLAASVFHYKEIEIGDLKQYMKSKGLEVSL from the coding sequence ATGTTAATAAGAGTGATTCCTTGTTTAGACGTTAGGGATGGTAGAGTAGTAAAGGGTAAACAGTTCGATCAGATTGTGGATGTAGACGATCCTGAAGTTTTAGCAGAATATTATTCAAAAGCAGGTGCTGACGAGCTCGTTTTTTATGATATCACAGCTACTAATGAAAAAAGAAATGTATCGCTAGATTTTATTGAAAAAGTAGTAGAGAAAATAACGATTCCTCTTTGCGTAGGCGGAGGAGTCAGTAACTTAGCAGACTTTACAAACATTATGGATAAAGGCGCAAATAAAGTTTCCATTAATTCTGGAGCGGTGAAAACGCCTGAATTAATTAAAGAAGCTTCAGAAAAATTTAGCTCTAAAGCAGTTGTTTTAGGAATGGATATAAAAAAAATAGGGGAAGATAAATGGCGAATATTTACAAATGGTGCGAGAATAGATACGGGTCTTGATGCAGTAGAATGGGCGATAGAAGCCGTGAAACTTGGAGCTGGAGAATTAGTGGTGAATAGCATTGATGCAGATGGGATGAAAGAAGGATACGATATTGAACTATTAAATAAATTAGCGTCTGCGGTATCTGTTCCGGTTATTGCATCAGGTGGTGCTGGTAAGTTAGAAGACTTTGTTGAGGCAGCTACAAAAGGTAAGGCTAGAGGTGTTTTAGCAGCGAGTGTGTTTCACTACAAAGAAATCGAAATTGGGGACTTGAAACAATACATGAAATCAAAGGGATTAGAGGTGAGTTTATAA
- the hisIE gene encoding bifunctional phosphoribosyl-AMP cyclohydrolase/phosphoribosyl-ATP diphosphatase HisIE: MEIKYDANGLVPAIAQDIATGEVLMLAYMNEETVKLTLETNIAHYYSRSRKEIWKKGATSGNSQEVKGFYYDCDGDTILIKVSQTGVACHTGTYSCFTNELKSSTANKNTIGDLYKVVLDRKLNPVEGSYTAYLFDEGVDKILKKVGEESAEVIIGAKNNKEELVYEASDLVYHLLVLLVNEGVPLGSLYEELAKRMK, from the coding sequence ATGGAAATAAAGTATGATGCAAACGGACTAGTGCCTGCAATAGCTCAAGATATCGCTACGGGAGAAGTTTTGATGTTAGCGTATATGAATGAAGAAACGGTTAAGTTAACATTAGAAACAAATATAGCACACTATTATTCTCGCTCAAGAAAAGAGATATGGAAAAAAGGAGCGACCTCTGGAAATAGTCAAGAAGTAAAGGGCTTTTATTACGATTGTGATGGCGATACGATTCTTATAAAAGTTAGTCAAACGGGTGTAGCATGTCACACGGGAACATACTCTTGTTTCACAAATGAGTTGAAAAGTTCAACGGCCAATAAGAATACGATTGGAGATTTATATAAAGTTGTACTAGATAGAAAACTAAATCCAGTTGAAGGATCTTATACAGCTTATTTATTCGATGAAGGAGTAGACAAGATTCTCAAAAAAGTGGGCGAAGAATCTGCAGAAGTTATTATAGGCGCAAAAAATAATAAAGAAGAATTAGTCTATGAAGCGAGTGATTTGGTTTATCACCTACTCGTTTTACTTGTCAATGAAGGGGTTCCACTGGGGAGTCTCTACGAGGAATTAGCTAAGCGAATGAAATAA